One genomic window of Bacillus mycoides includes the following:
- a CDS encoding YbaB/EbfC family nucleoid-associated protein: MRGGMGNMNNMMKQMQKMQKDMAKAQEELGEKTVEGTAGGGMVTVITNGHKQVLEVKIKEEVVDPEDIEMLQDLVLAATNDALKKVDELSNSTMGKFTKGMNLPGGMF; this comes from the coding sequence ATGCGTGGCGGAATGGGAAATATGAATAATATGATGAAACAAATGCAAAAGATGCAAAAAGACATGGCGAAGGCACAAGAAGAGCTTGGCGAAAAAACAGTTGAAGGTACAGCTGGTGGCGGAATGGTTACTGTTATCACAAATGGCCATAAGCAAGTTCTTGAAGTGAAAATTAAAGAAGAAGTTGTAGATCCAGAAGATATTGAAATGTTACAAGACTTAGTATTAGCTGCAACGAATGATGCACTTAAAAAGGTTGATGAACTTTCAAACTCTACAATGGGCAAATTTACAAAAGGCATGAACTTACCAGGTGGAATGTTCTAG
- the dnaX gene encoding DNA polymerase III subunit gamma/tau encodes MSYQALYRTWRPQKFEDVVGQKHVTKTLQNALLQEKASHAYLFSGPRGTGKTTIAKVFAKAINCEHAPVAEPCNECPSCLGITQGSISDVLEIDAASNNGVDEIRDIRDKVKYAPSAVGYKVYIIDEVHMLSMGAFNALLKTLEEPPGHVIFILATTEPHKIPATIISRCQRFEFRKISVNDIVERLSTVVTNEGTQVEAEALQIVARAAEGGMRDALSLIDQAISYSDEKVTSEDVLAVTGSVSQRYLGDLVECIRENDVSRALRIIDEMMSKGKDPVRFMEDFIYYYRDMLLYQTSPQLEHMLERVIVDDQFRTLSEEMQPEVIYEIIHTLSKGQQEMKWTNHPRIFLEVVMVQLCQQFMMQANGADRLQAIMNRMQQLEKELEQVKKNGVPAGMQQEVRETRATPKPVRTGSMKIPVGRVNEVLKQAKRQDLEQLKAVWGELLGRLKSHNKVAFAVLLENSEPVAASDDTYVLAFQYEIHCKMASENREAMDTLEQTLFELLSKRLNMIAIPKSEWGKIREDFLQREGGDSEESPEQKEDPLIEEAVKLVGPELIEIKE; translated from the coding sequence GTGTCATACCAAGCGTTATACCGAACATGGAGACCGCAAAAATTCGAAGATGTAGTCGGTCAAAAGCACGTGACAAAAACGTTGCAAAATGCCCTTCTTCAAGAGAAAGCTTCACATGCTTATTTGTTTTCTGGTCCGAGGGGAACAGGGAAAACGACAATTGCAAAAGTATTTGCAAAGGCAATTAACTGTGAACACGCCCCGGTAGCTGAACCTTGTAATGAATGTCCTTCTTGTTTAGGAATTACACAAGGATCTATTTCAGATGTATTAGAAATTGATGCGGCTTCAAATAACGGTGTAGATGAAATTCGAGATATAAGAGATAAAGTAAAATATGCTCCAAGTGCTGTAGGATATAAAGTATACATTATTGATGAAGTTCACATGCTTTCTATGGGTGCCTTTAATGCGCTTTTGAAAACTTTAGAAGAGCCGCCAGGGCATGTTATTTTTATTCTGGCGACAACAGAACCGCATAAGATTCCAGCTACAATTATTTCACGTTGTCAGCGTTTTGAGTTTCGAAAGATATCAGTAAATGATATCGTTGAGAGGTTATCGACAGTCGTGACAAATGAGGGTACGCAAGTAGAAGCTGAAGCATTACAAATCGTAGCGCGTGCCGCTGAAGGTGGTATGCGTGATGCGCTCAGTCTTATCGATCAAGCTATTTCTTATAGTGATGAGAAGGTGACGAGCGAAGATGTTTTAGCTGTAACGGGATCTGTATCTCAGCGATATTTAGGTGACCTGGTAGAATGTATACGTGAAAATGATGTATCAAGAGCGTTACGTATTATAGATGAGATGATGAGTAAAGGGAAAGATCCAGTTCGCTTTATGGAGGATTTCATTTACTACTATCGTGATATGCTTTTATATCAAACTTCACCACAATTAGAACATATGTTGGAACGGGTAATTGTAGATGATCAATTCCGTACGTTAAGTGAAGAAATGCAACCGGAAGTAATCTATGAAATTATTCATACCCTTAGTAAGGGACAACAGGAGATGAAGTGGACAAACCATCCAAGAATATTCTTGGAAGTTGTTATGGTGCAACTGTGTCAGCAGTTTATGATGCAAGCAAACGGCGCAGATCGTTTACAAGCGATTATGAACAGGATGCAGCAACTGGAGAAAGAGTTAGAGCAAGTTAAAAAGAATGGCGTGCCAGCTGGTATGCAGCAGGAAGTAAGAGAGACGCGGGCAACACCAAAACCGGTACGAACAGGAAGTATGAAAATTCCTGTTGGACGTGTGAATGAAGTGTTAAAGCAAGCGAAGCGTCAAGATTTAGAACAGTTAAAAGCTGTATGGGGCGAATTGTTAGGAAGGCTCAAGTCACATAACAAAGTAGCATTTGCTGTTTTATTAGAAAATAGTGAACCAGTTGCGGCTTCGGATGATACCTATGTGTTAGCATTTCAATATGAGATTCATTGCAAAATGGCTAGTGAAAATCGAGAAGCGATGGATACATTGGAACAAACTCTTTTTGAATTGTTAAGTAAAAGGTTAAATATGATTGCTATCCCAAAAAGTGAATGGGGTAAAATTCGTGAAGACTTTTTACAACGCGAAGGCGGGGATTCTGAAGAAAGCCCAGAACAAAAAGAAGATCCTCTTATAGAAGAGGCTGTAAAATTAGTAGGGCCAGAACTTATTGAAATAAAAGAGTAA
- the recR gene encoding recombination protein RecR: MHYPEPISKLIDSFMKLPGIGPKTAVRLAFFVLDMKEDDVLGFAKALVNAKRDLAYCSICGHITDRDPCYICDDSHRDQSVVCVVQEPKDVIAMEKMKEYQGVYHVLRGAISPMEGIGPEDINIPQLLKRLQDETVQEVILATNPNIEGEATAMYISRLLKPTGIKVTRIAHGLPVGGDLEYADEVTLSKALEGRREI; encoded by the coding sequence ATGCATTATCCAGAACCGATATCAAAATTAATCGATAGTTTTATGAAGTTGCCAGGAATCGGACCGAAAACAGCGGTTCGATTGGCATTTTTCGTGTTAGATATGAAAGAGGATGATGTACTAGGTTTTGCAAAAGCACTTGTGAATGCGAAGCGAGATTTAGCGTATTGTTCTATATGCGGGCATATCACTGACCGCGATCCTTGTTATATTTGTGACGATTCGCATAGAGATCAATCGGTTGTTTGTGTAGTACAAGAGCCGAAAGATGTAATTGCGATGGAAAAAATGAAAGAATATCAAGGTGTATATCATGTTTTGCGTGGTGCCATTTCTCCAATGGAGGGAATTGGACCAGAGGATATTAATATCCCGCAGTTATTAAAGAGACTACAAGATGAAACAGTACAAGAAGTGATATTAGCAACAAACCCTAATATTGAAGGGGAAGCTACAGCGATGTACATATCCCGCCTCTTAAAGCCAACAGGAATTAAAGTAACTCGTATTGCACATGGTCTGCCAGTTGGTGGAGATTTAGAATATGCAGATGAAGTAACGCTATCAAAAGCTTTAGAAGGCCGTAGAGAAATATAA
- the tadA gene encoding tRNA adenosine(34) deaminase TadA, translated as MERDIYFMQLAIEEAKKAEAIQEVPIGAVIVLDGEVISVAHNLRETEQRSIAHAELLAIDEACKKLGTWRLEDATLYVTLEPCPMCAGGIVLSRVKRVVYGASDPKGGCAGTLMNLLTDERFNHQCEVVAGVLEEECGTLLTIFFRELRKKRKEAKKLEKSNDN; from the coding sequence ATGGAGCGAGATATATATTTTATGCAGTTAGCAATAGAGGAAGCAAAGAAGGCAGAGGCAATACAAGAAGTACCAATTGGTGCTGTAATTGTGCTAGATGGTGAAGTGATTAGTGTCGCGCATAACTTAAGAGAAACTGAACAGAGATCAATAGCTCACGCCGAGCTCTTAGCTATTGATGAAGCTTGCAAAAAATTAGGGACATGGCGTTTAGAAGATGCAACGTTATATGTAACATTAGAACCTTGTCCAATGTGTGCAGGGGGAATTGTTTTATCGCGTGTAAAACGGGTTGTATATGGAGCGAGCGATCCAAAAGGTGGATGTGCAGGTACATTGATGAATCTTTTAACTGATGAGCGTTTTAATCATCAGTGTGAAGTAGTGGCTGGTGTACTTGAAGAGGAATGTGGTACGTTGTTAACGATTTTTTTTAGGGAGCTTCGTAAGAAAAGAAAAGAAGCGAAAAAACTAGAGAAAAGTAATGATAACTAA
- a CDS encoding isochorismatase family cysteine hydrolase yields MKNTALLIIDMINDFQFSHGPILAQKCEIIKNPILQLKDTMKSLGYPIIYVNDHYQLWRSDINQLITHCTNKYSKNIIEAIAPHTDDYIFIKPHYSAFYETPLNSLLGYLKIENLILTGIAGNICILFTANDAHMRNYTLYVPRDCIASNNEQDNEHALKIMEATLKANIVPSSQIKFN; encoded by the coding sequence ATGAAAAATACTGCCTTACTCATTATCGATATGATTAATGATTTTCAATTCTCCCACGGACCCATCCTGGCACAGAAATGTGAAATTATAAAGAACCCCATTCTACAATTAAAGGACACCATGAAATCATTGGGCTATCCAATAATTTATGTCAATGATCACTATCAACTTTGGAGATCTGATATTAATCAACTTATTACTCATTGTACAAATAAGTATAGTAAAAATATTATCGAGGCCATTGCTCCGCATACTGACGATTACATTTTTATTAAACCACATTACTCTGCTTTTTATGAAACACCTTTGAATTCTTTATTAGGATATTTAAAAATCGAAAATCTCATTTTAACAGGAATTGCCGGGAACATATGCATCCTTTTTACAGCTAATGATGCCCATATGAGAAATTATACACTTTATGTACCACGGGATTGCATCGCTTCTAATAACGAGCAAGATAATGAACATGCTTTAAAAATAATGGAGGCCACATTAAAGGCAAATATTGTACCGTCATCCCAAATAAAATTTAATTAA
- a CDS encoding pro-sigmaK processing inhibitor BofA family protein: protein MNSTIIIIGILALVFIFLIFGVSAKPIRFIGKALFHVTLGIALLFIVNVAGTYFDFHIPINIGTATVSSLLGVPGVAAIVIIKLYIMPR from the coding sequence ATGAATTCTACAATTATTATTATTGGCATTCTTGCTTTGGTTTTTATTTTTCTTATTTTTGGTGTTTCTGCTAAACCAATACGTTTTATAGGGAAAGCACTCTTTCATGTCACCTTAGGTATAGCGTTACTGTTCATTGTGAATGTTGCAGGGACATATTTTGATTTTCATATTCCAATTAACATAGGCACAGCTACAGTATCAAGTTTATTAGGGGTGCCAGGTGTTGCTGCAATAGTGATTATTAAGTTATATATAATGCCAAGATAA
- a CDS encoding YaaL family protein produces MFFQKKGKLRKEYDDKLIVLLEKVKNEWLRQKRLVEQSVEPSQDVLCSLKIAEAKYFFLLKEAKRRPVKMEQW; encoded by the coding sequence ATGTTCTTTCAAAAAAAGGGTAAGTTGCGTAAAGAGTATGACGATAAGTTAATTGTATTATTAGAAAAGGTAAAGAATGAATGGCTACGTCAGAAGAGACTGGTTGAACAAAGTGTTGAGCCGTCTCAAGATGTACTTTGTTCTTTAAAAATAGCAGAGGCGAAATATTTTTTCTTGTTAAAAGAAGCGAAACGTCGTCCGGTGAAAATGGAACAATGGTAA